One Helicobacter suis HS1 genomic window, GTACCTGTGGTGGTTTTTGCGGGCAATATTGGCAAGGGAGCGGAGGCTTTATATGATTATGGAATACGGGCTATGTTTGGGATTCTCCCCGGGGTGTGTGATTTAAAACAAGCCTTAAAAGAGGGGGCTATTAATTTACAGAATACTACTGAAAATGTTGTGCGGCTTATTGGAGTGAAGCGTCCAAATGCTAAAGATATTTAAGTTTGCTATCTGTGTTACCTGTAGGGAGGTTTAGTTTTCACTTTGTGCCCCCTATAGTTATAGATTTTACAGAATTTAAGCCACCAACACATTCTCTAAGATCAAATCGCATAATCTGGGTCATACTCCCCGCGCGTTAAGCTAGCAGATTAAGAGAATCATCATAGGCTAGCTAGCTAGCGGCGGTCTCACAGCCTCTACTCTTTAGAGTTGAGCCCTTACTCTGACAATTGTAGTACAAAAACTTTTAGCACACGCCTTAATCGCTTTAGCTAAAGCTTGCGGGCTTTAGCGCGTAATCGGTAACTTTTTAGTACTCCCTGCCGTAATATAGATGTGTACGGGTGTTGTACCAAAATAGTAGCACTTGTCCGCCCGCTACGCAAATGATAAATAATTAAAAAGGGATTAGCTATTTTTAAGTTGTTCTAGGCGTTCTTTTTTCGTTCCAATTTCAGTAATCTGGATACCAAAGTTGCCATCTACAATCACCACCTCGCCCTTAGCAATCACCTTATCATCTACTAAAATTTCTAAAGGATCATTGACCATTTGGTTAAGCTCAACTACACTACCAATATCCATAGAAACAACATCTTTTAAAATCATCTTTTTTTGCCCAATCCGCACCCTGACATTGAGTTTAATATCTAAAAGCATATTAATATTGCGGATTTCAGTCTGTTCTAGGGGGTGATCGCCATCTACATGATCGTTATTATGCTGTACCACTGGGATATTTGGCATAGCTGGGCCTTGGATAGGCTTAGAGATATTTTTGATAACTTCTTTTTTCTTAAAGGTTTCAATAAAAAGCCCGCCGCAAAAAATAAAGAAACTAGACTGGATCTGATCTAAAGAAAAACTAAATTCAAATCCATCGCTATAGGGGTCTAATAAAGAAGCATCATGGGCAAAAACCGCCCCCTCTATCTCAAAACTTAGTTTAGGTAGTACTTCTTGGGATTTTAAAGCCGTTGTAAGCGCTCCAAATACATTAGAGCCAATTTCTTTAATCGCATCTAAATCATCTGGTTCTAAGGTTTCTTTACTTTTCCCTTCACCTCCTACCATTAAATCTGCTAGAGCTGTAGCCATAGGAATGGGGATAGCTAGGGTGATGGTTAAATTAGTATCTGCGATATGAACATTAATTGAAGCGTTATTGACAAAGATAAAATCCCCAACAGAAATTTCACTTTTAAGTGCCACTTCAGGAACTTTACCTAGTAAACCGCCAATGGTAGAAATAAATTCCTGTGTAAAGAGTTTTAAGAAATCATCAATCATTCTTCTTCCTCCTTAATATTGCCGATTTTGATTTTGCGTTGGTTTTCTAGCACTTCTAAGATTTCTTTAACGCGATCTTTTTCTGTTTGAATCACTTCTTTAATTTGGATAGTTTTACGATACCCCTTATACCCCACAGTGGCTAAGTAGCGCTCTTTTTTATCAATATTAACCACCACCACATCATTAGCCACTTTATTTAAGCGAATCGTATCCCCCACCACTAAATCTAAAACCTCCTTCAAAGTTAATTGTACGCCCCCTAAAAAGGCCGCTACATCTACACTAGCCCCCCCAACTAGAGCCTGCAATTCCTTATTACGGCTCTTTTTAGAACTCGTCTCAGTAAGCATCACATCGCGATTGCCCATTTTAGATAAAATCCCCTCAATAGAAATCACCGGATAACACAAGTTCATCATGCCACGGCTATGCCCGATGACAATTTCCATAACCACCATGATCACAATCTCATTTTGTGCCACAATTTGTACCACATTAGCACTTGATTCTTTAGCATCAATGGTTGGGTAAAACTCTGTAACAGGACTCCAAATTTCTTTTAAAATCTGCATCACCTGTTTTAAAATTGTATCTAAGAGGTTTAACTCAATATCGCTAAATTCGCGCATTTGATCATAAGCGCTCCCCTTACCCCCTAAAAGTCTATCAATCATAGGAAACACAATACTAGGGTTAACCTCTAATACCCCATTGCCCCCTACTGGTTTCATAGAGAAAACATTAAAACTAGTGGGGCTAGGTAAACTCATTAAAAATTCCCCATAAGTCATTTGATCTACGCTGTGTAGTTGAATCTCTACAATGCTACGCATAATGGCTGAAATTTGACTAGAAAGACTTCTGGCCATTTTGTCATGGATACTTCTAAAAGAGCGCAACTGTTCTTTACTAACCCGATTGGGGCGCTTGAAATCATAAAGTGTAATTTGCTTTTGAGGAATGATCTCGCGTTTTTGAATCGTGCTAACATCATCGCCCTCATCAACCACTTCTAAAAGCGCATCGATCTCTTCTTGACTTAAAATATCAGCCATGCATGTCTCCTAGAGATTTACGGATTTTTTTGATCACCTCTTTAATGATTTGAGAAATACGCGATTCTGTAATGCCTAAAATTTCTCTAATTTCGCTTAAATTTAGCTCTTCAAAAAAATACAGCTGGATCACCAACTGCTCGCGATCAGACATCGTTTTTAAAATCATCTGGGTTGCTTCTACTAGCTCTTCAAATTCTAATTTTTTAGTCATCGTGTCTTGTTCAATCGCATTAAATTGCTCATCTATAGGCACATGGACATAAATATCTGAAGCCACTTTTGCATCGCGGATTTTAGAAATATCCTCCCCTAAAACCTCAGCCAAATACGCATCATCGGGTTCTTGCCCGTGCACATTATAATACTTAGAAATTTCATGATCGATATTTTTAATGAGTTTACGCGAGGAGCGCGACACCACATCTAAAGAGCGCAAATAATCAAGCATCGCCCCATTCACCCGTGTTTTAGCATAACCCCAAAAAGAATCATTAAGCGCCACATCATAGCGTCTTGAAAGTTTGATTAATTCCTCAGTTCCGGCAGAAACTAGATCGTTAAAATCTACAGAACTAGGCAAGCGCTCTTTAAGACGAAATGCCATAGATCGCACGGCGGGTAAATATTGAATGGCTAATTCATTCTGGGAGTTTTGGATATGGACATCGTAAGGTGCGCTTTTTTTATGGATATCGCCCACGCCTTAATCCTCATTGTACTCGTAGTTGCGTACATAGTTGAGTAGATCTTCAATCTCTCTTTCACGCTGTACAAATTCTTTATTAAAATAGACTAATTTACGCTCTAAATCTGCTTTGTTTAAAAGTTTTTTACGCGGAGAGACAAACCCCATATAAATAGAGGCAAAAAATAAAATAATGAGATAAAACCCCACAGTAGAAGTAAGAGTCCCAAATAAAATATACTCGGGTTGATCAAATTTTAAAAGCGATAAAATCAGACCGATAAAAAACCCCCCCACAATGGAAAAATTTACAAAGTTTTCTAATTTCATGCTACACCTCACAAGTACCGCAATAGACGCTTGAAAAACCCAATGAAATTATCCTTAGGGGTTTCTAGTACGCCTTGTTCTATTTTCATTGTTAAAATCTTGACGATTTGGTTCATAGAAAAGGAAAATGCGTTAAAGGGTTCGCTTTTACAAAGTAGTTTGCGATCTTTAATGGATCGTTTGACGGCATTGTTATTTTGGATATAGCCCAAGTAATTTAAAGTCATGTTAGGGATATTTTCCTTAGCCACCCTTTGGATACCGCCAAAAATTTGTAAACCCTTCTCAGCTGAATCAACCATATTAACGAGTACAAATGCATCATCTTTAGTTTTAGAATTAACTTTAATCGTGGTATAGGCATCTGTAATGGCTGCCGGGTCCGAAGTGGTGATCACAACCACACAATCGCTAGCCCGTAAAAACGCCTGAGTAAACTCCCCAATGCCTGCCCCTGTATCAATGATCATATTCCCGCATTTTAACCGGCATAAGCTCTAAACTAAGGCGCATGATCTCATCTAAATGCACTTTAGCCATGCCACTTACTTTAGCCAAACGGTAGATTTCAGCAAACTCATTCTTCAATAGGATAAACTACTTCGCTAAAATGCGCCTCACCACGCAAGGCGTGTAAAATATTTTTAGTGGTTTTAATGCCAAAAATAATATCTAAATTGGCCAGACCAATATCAGCATCTAAAACCCCTACTTTATAACCAGCTTTAAATAAACTGTAGGCTAAATTAGCGCTAATTGTGGACTTACCCACCCCCCCCTTGCCACTAGTGATGGCTACAAATTTAGTCTTGCCCCGTTTGTTAAAAATACTTTGCGGTTCCATGATGTGTTCTAGACCACTCGCTTGATTTTGTTTCATGCTTTCACCCTACCCGGATGGATAAATCCATCTAGCATGCAATCTACCAAATAATCGTTACTAGCTACGAGTAAATCCATCGGCACTTCCTGCCCAATGGAAAGATAGCTAATGGGTTTTTTACTTTCATAGACCAAAGAGAATAAATTCCCAAACCCACGACTTTCATCTAATGCAAGTTTAAGCGCCTCTGCTGTGGTTTCCCCGCTATAGGTATAGAGTTTCATATCTCTTTCCATGCTAGGCGTTGTAAAATTAAAGGAATGAGTATAGATTCTCTATGCGCCCACTCTGGATGGGGGAGAGTAAGATAGGGCTGTTTATAGATCAAATCATTATAAAAAATGAGATCAATATCTAGGGTTCTGGGTGCATTCTAAAGCCTGCATTTCTCTATCAAAATCTTGGGTATCCATAACCGTTTCAATGCTAATTTTCATCTTTTTAGCATACCACACGAGTTGTTCAACCGCTCCAGTTATAAAAATCCCGCTAGTCAAAATCGCCAAAGGGCGGGTTAAGATAGAGCGGGGAGGAGTGCAAACAAGAAAAAGCCTTGTGTTTAGCAAAATAACGCCATAGCGATTCAAAAATTTTTAGGGAGTTGCCCATATTGCTCCCAATAAGCCCTCATGGCGGCAATAAATCATCTTACGCAACACTTCTCTAAAATAGCGCTTCACCGTAACAGAGTTTTCCCGCATTTTAACCGGCATAAGCTCTAAACTAAGGCGCATGATCTCATCTAAATGCACTTTAGCCATGCCACTTACTTTAGCCAAACGGTAGATTTCAGCAAACTCATGGGGAATGATAAAATTTTGTTCTTTTTCCTCACTCCAAACCATGTTTTGAATAAGTTTTAAATTATCGTTGATTTTATTAAGTTCGCCCTTGATAGAGTGTAACGCCTCATCTTGCTTTTTAGGGTTTTCTTCTAAACGCTTTTTAGCGTCTAATAAACTCGCTTGTGCGATTTTTGCTAACCCTTCAGAGGCATTTAAAGTATCTTGTTTTTCTTGGGAGTTCTCTTTTTCTACTCCGGCTAATTTGCGCATCTCTTTAATGGTCTCTGAAAGTTCAACCGCAACGCTATCTTGCGCATCTTCTTTAGTGGGTTGGCGGATATTTTCTAATCTTTGTTGTACATTGTTATTTTTAGGCGCTTCTTGATCCACTGCCACCACCACCTCATAAAGTCCGGGCTGGGTTAGGGTTTTTTTGCGGATCTCTTTAGCCTTTACCACTAAGGCATTATGGCCATGCTCACTCTGGGCAAGTTTAAGCGCCTCTGCTGTGGTTTCCCCGCTATAGGTATAGAGTTTCATATCTCTTTCCATGCTAGGCGTTGTAAAATTAAAGGAATGAGTACAGATTCTCTATGCGCCCACTCTGGATGGGGGAGAGTAAGATAGGACTGTTTATAGATCAAATCATTATAAAAAATGAGATCAATATCTAGGGTTCTGGGTGCATTTTTAAAAGCCCTTTGTCGTAATCTGCCCCAACGGCGCTCTAAATAAAAGATAAGCCCAAAGAGTTGACTAACCCCCCATTTAGTTCTAAAAGAGAGGGTTGCGTTATAAAAATCCCGCTGGTTTATATAGCCAAAGGGCGGGTTAAGATAGAGCGGGGAGGAGTGCAAACAAGAAAAAGCCTTGTGTTTAGCAAAATAACGCCATAGCGATTCAAAAATTTTTAGGGAGTTGCCCATATTGCTCCCAATCCCTAGTACCACGATATTTTTTAAGCGTTCTGTGCGTTGGCATTTTCTGGGAAAAAAAGCAGAGTACACCACGGTGCGCATCGCTCCATTAAAGAATTACAGCCCTTGCATGCTGCATCACCACTAGATCCTCAATCCGCACGCCGTACTGACCGGGGATATAAATACCCGGCTCAATAGAAAAAACCATGCCCTCCTCAATAATGGTTTCACTCCTAGCAGAGATAAAGGGCAATTCATGAATATCTAAACCAATGCCATGCCCTGTGCTATGAGAAAAGAATTTCCCATAACCTGCCTTTTCAATCACACCCCTAGCTATTGCATCAATTTCTTTACCTGTCATGCCCACTCTTGCGCGTTCAATGGTGCTTTCTTGTGCTTTGCGTACGATGTCATAAATCTTTTGTAATTCCTTATCTTTAAAGGACTGCTCTTTATGAAAACCAAAATCATGGGCAAAAAAAGCGCTACGGGTGCAATCAGAACAATAGCGCTTATATTTAATCCCCATGTCTACTAAGAGCAAATCCCCATGCCCTAATGGATCTAAACTAGGCAATGCATGGGGTTTGGCTGCATTGGCATTAATCGCAACAATGGGCTCAAAACTTAAATCAAACTCCCCTATACGGGTTAAAAACTCCTTGACTTTGAATTGTAAAAAGCGTTCTGTACATTCTGTTTTATCTTGTAAAAAATGTGCAAAGTGATCAAAGGCCTCTTTGTTGAGTTCTTGGGAGCGTTTGATAAGGGCAATTTCATCTGGGTTTTTAATAATGCGTTGTTTTCTATGATAATCCGGCTCAGCGATGAGTTTAGTAGCGGTCAAATTAGCCTCTAGGCGCTGATAAACCTGCAAGCTAATTTGATTTGAATCAAAGTATAATTCTTTGATCCCCTTAGATAAATTAAGCATTTCACCCCATAAATCTGTAGCTTCTATTACCTCAGCGTTGCAGATATTTTGGCGTGCCTCTAAAGTGTAGCGCGCATCGGTGATAAAAAACGCTCGATCTTGCAATTGCAAAAAAATTCCATGATCACAACTATAACCGCAGGCAAAGTATTGGGCATTTTCATCGGTGGTGAAATGCGCCAAAATCACCCCTTAGCTTCAATAGATTGCTGGTTAGCCTGACTCTCTTTAATTGCTTTAATTTCAGCAAAAATTTGCATCATCGCAATCATAGCCACATGGTAGCCAAAAGCCCCAAAACCAGTAACCACCCCTGCACTCACCGCACCGGTATAAGTATTTTTACGGAAATCCTCGCGCGCAAAAATATTAGTAAGATGTACCTCAACAACGGGCATATCAGCTAACATGATCGCATCAGCAATGGCAATAGAGGTATGGGAGAACGCCCCGGGATTGATAATAATCCCATCGCAATCACTCCCCACACATTCTTGGATTTTATCAATGATTTCGCCCTCAAAATTGCTTTGGAAAAACTCCAATTCCAGATCATTTTGTTTGGCAAAGTCCTCCATTTTTTCATGGATTTGCTCCAAAGTTACAGGCCCATAAAGTCTAGGGTCTCTATGTCCTAGCATGTTTAAATTAGGGCCTTGGATCACTAAGATTTTCATACTAACTCCTTTAAAAATAAGGCTTTGATTATAGCATAAAACCCATGCCTACAAGTTTTAAAGCGTAAAATTGCCCACGATTTTTTGTAAGTTTGTAGCGGTGATCTCTAAAGCACTAATCTCTTGAGCATTACTTGCCATAGAAGAAGAAACCTCTGAAGCCATGCTAGCAATCTCTTGGATTTTTGTAGCCATCTGCTTAATTTGATCGTGCTGTTGTTTGGAGTATGACACGACATTTTTAACATTGCCTAAAGAATTGGTGGCTTTATCATAGATAGTTTGTAAAGCTAAGACCGCACCGTCTACATATTCTTGGCTTTTTTTGATCGTATTAACCATGCTTTCCATACTCGTTGTTGATTTTTTAGTCTCCTCTTGGATCAACTGGATAATGTGGTTAATCTCTTGGGTGGCCTGACCCGTGTGTTCGGCTAATTTGCGGATTTCATCAGCCACCACTGCAAAGCCCTGCCCGTGTTCGCCCGCTCTAGCTGCTTCAATAGCTGCATTAAGCGCAAGTAAATTAGTTTGATCGGCAATTCCTTGAATGAGTTCAGCACTATTCCCAATCGTTTTAGCATGCTCATTGAGCGACTGGATTTGATTAGCCGATAAAGCCGCTCCTTCTCTAATGCCTTCCATGCCAGAGGCCATATCCTCAATAGACTTTTTACCCTTTTCGCTCAAATCCACGCTTTGTAAAGAATTAGCTTCCGTTTGCCCTACAATGGTTTGTATTTCCTGAATACTTTTTTGCACTTCCTGCATGGAGATCATGAGTTCTGAGGCCATATTTTCCTGTTTAGTTGTTTTTTCTTTAGAAACACCGGAGAGATTAGAGACAGAAAGAGATTTTTGAGAAATTTCATCTGAGGATTGGCTAATTTGTTTGATCATATGTGTAATAGAGGTTTGCATCTCTTGAATGCTATCTAAAGCGCTACCTTTAAATAGAGTAGTAATGGGTTTTGAAAGATCGCCCTTTGCAATGGTGGCTATCACTTCTTTAATCTGCACAGGTTCAGCCCCTAAAGAAGCCTTGATATGGCGGGCGATGAAAAAAGCAATTGTCATACCAATAGCAATCATGATCAAAGTCATAGCCAGCATGAGAAAACTAAAACGATTGGTGATTGCAACGGCTTTTGGGGTGAGTTGTTGGTTTACATGTTCTTCATAGTCAATAAATCCATTGACAGCTGCTAACCACTTGGTAAAATCATGGGCTAGGTGATCTTGTAAAACTTGGGTAGCGGCCTTTTCGTTATTTTGGCGTTTAAAAGCGATGATTTGTTGCATTTGGGGTAAAATCACCGCCTCGATCTTATCAACATCTTTGGCAAGCTGTTGTTCGTGTTCACTGACATGAGCACTCAAACGAGCAAGCATTTCTTCTAAACTGGTTTTATTGTGTTGGTAAACTTGATTAAGTTTGTCAATTAGTTGGATTTGTTGGTTAAGATGGGCGCTATCTTGGGCTAAAATCACATCACGGATTGCGATGGCTCGATCGTGCACACTACCACGCATGTTAATCGCGTAGCGTTGTTTTACGGCGTTATAGTCGGTTAATTCTGTAAGAATATTGCGCACAATACCGATTCTAACCACGCCCACAGAAGCAAGCACAACCATTAAAAGCATGGTAGCTACAAATCCCCCAAAAAGCTTTTGAGAAATACTAAGATTATTCATTAGCTATAGCGCCCTCTCTTAAAAGTATCGACTCCATATTTCAATATCTCCAAGATGAGAACAGAAGAGCTAACCAGAACATCTAAATGTACTAGAAAACTCCCCTTAAACTTTATTTTTTAATTTGCTCAATGGTATTTCTATACCGGTTGATATTTTTATCTGTGAGCTCGTCTACTAAGCGTTTCATGACAATTCTATACACTCTGTTAAGAATCCGGCGAATCGCATCGTCATTACTTTTATCCCGCACATATTCAGATATAGCACTAGGTCTGGCAAATCCCCCTGAATTGGTGGTTCGATAAGTGTAGATGTGTGAAATAGCCTGCGCACCACCTATTTGTATCCCAAAATTGTGGATAACCCGCCCTGTTTCTGGCTCAAAGAATTTAAGCC contains:
- the fliY gene encoding flagellar motor switch protein FliY, whose protein sequence is MIDDFLKLFTQEFISTIGGLLGKVPEVALKSEISVGDFIFVNNASINVHIADTNLTITLAIPIPMATALADLMVGGEGKSKETLEPDDLDAIKEIGSNVFGALTTALKSQEVLPKLSFEIEGAVFAHDASLLDPYSDGFEFSFSLDQIQSSFFIFCGGLFIETFKKKEVIKNISKPIQGPAMPNIPVVQHNNDHVDGDHPLEQTEIRNINMLLDIKLNVRVRIGQKKMILKDVVSMDIGSVVELNQMVNDPLEILVDDKVIAKGEVVIVDGNFGIQITEIGTKKERLEQLKNS
- the fliM gene encoding flagellar motor switch protein FliM — encoded protein: MADILSQEEIDALLEVVDEGDDVSTIQKREIIPQKQITLYDFKRPNRVSKEQLRSFRSIHDKMARSLSSQISAIMRSIVEIQLHSVDQMTYGEFLMSLPSPTSFNVFSMKPVGGNGVLEVNPSIVFPMIDRLLGGKGSAYDQMREFSDIELNLLDTILKQVMQILKEIWSPVTEFYPTIDAKESSANVVQIVAQNEIVIMVVMEIVIGHSRGMMNLCYPVISIEGILSKMGNRDVMLTETSSKKSRNKELQALVGGASVDVAAFLGGVQLTLKEVLDLVVGDTIRLNKVANDVVVVNIDKKERYLATVGYKGYRKTIQIKEVIQTEKDRVKEILEVLENQRKIKIGNIKEEEE
- a CDS encoding RNA polymerase sigma factor FliA, producing MGDIHKKSAPYDVHIQNSQNELAIQYLPAVRSMAFRLKERLPSSVDFNDLVSAGTEELIKLSRRYDVALNDSFWGYAKTRVNGAMLDYLRSLDVVSRSSRKLIKNIDHEISKYYNVHGQEPDDAYLAEVLGEDISKIRDAKVASDIYVHVPIDEQFNAIEQDTMTKKLEFEELVEATQMILKTMSDREQLVIQLYFFEELNLSEIREILGITESRISQIIKEVIKKIRKSLGDMHG
- the folK gene encoding 2-amino-4-hydroxy-6-hydroxymethyldihydropteridine diphosphokinase, which codes for MRTVVYSAFFPRKCQRTERLKNIVVLGIGSNMGNSLKIFESLWRYFAKHKAFSCLHSSPLYLNPPFGYINQRDFYNATLSFRTKWGVSQLFGLIFYLERRWGRLRQRAFKNAPRTLDIDLIFYNDLIYKQSYLTLPHPEWAHRESVLIPLILQRLAWKEI
- a CDS encoding aminopeptidase P family protein is translated as MILAHFTTDENAQYFACGYSCDHGIFLQLQDRAFFITDARYTLEARQNICNAEVIEATDLWGEMLNLSKGIKELYFDSNQISLQVYQRLEANLTATKLIAEPDYHRKQRIIKNPDEIALIKRSQELNKEAFDHFAHFLQDKTECTERFLQFKVKEFLTRIGEFDLSFEPIVAINANAAKPHALPSLDPLGHGDLLLVDMGIKYKRYCSDCTRSAFFAHDFGFHKEQSFKDKELQKIYDIVRKAQESTIERARVGMTGKEIDAIARGVIEKAGYGKFFSHSTGHGIGLDIHELPFISARSETIIEEGMVFSIEPGIYIPGQYGVRIEDLVVMQHARAVIL
- the aroQ gene encoding type II 3-dehydroquinate dehydratase, with the translated sequence MKILVIQGPNLNMLGHRDPRLYGPVTLEQIHEKMEDFAKQNDLELEFFQSNFEGEIIDKIQECVGSDCDGIIINPGAFSHTSIAIADAIMLADMPVVEVHLTNIFAREDFRKNTYTGAVSAGVVTGFGAFGYHVAMIAMMQIFAEIKAIKESQANQQSIEAKG
- a CDS encoding methyl-accepting chemotaxis protein is translated as MNNLSISQKLFGGFVATMLLMVVLASVGVVRIGIVRNILTELTDYNAVKQRYAINMRGSVHDRAIAIRDVILAQDSAHLNQQIQLIDKLNQVYQHNKTSLEEMLARLSAHVSEHEQQLAKDVDKIEAVILPQMQQIIAFKRQNNEKAATQVLQDHLAHDFTKWLAAVNGFIDYEEHVNQQLTPKAVAITNRFSFLMLAMTLIMIAIGMTIAFFIARHIKASLGAEPVQIKEVIATIAKGDLSKPITTLFKGSALDSIQEMQTSITHMIKQISQSSDEISQKSLSVSNLSGVSKEKTTKQENMASELMISMQEVQKSIQEIQTIVGQTEANSLQSVDLSEKGKKSIEDMASGMEGIREGAALSANQIQSLNEHAKTIGNSAELIQGIADQTNLLALNAAIEAARAGEHGQGFAVVADEIRKLAEHTGQATQEINHIIQLIQEETKKSTTSMESMVNTIKKSQEYVDGAVLALQTIYDKATNSLGNVKNVVSYSKQQHDQIKQMATKIQEIASMASEVSSSMASNAQEISALEITATNLQKIVGNFTL